In Vicia villosa cultivar HV-30 ecotype Madison, WI unplaced genomic scaffold, Vvil1.0 ctg.003326F_1_1, whole genome shotgun sequence, a single genomic region encodes these proteins:
- the LOC131640801 gene encoding UPF0481 protein At3g47200-like: MHASTEITKAKAMDPSKETTKPKAPDPEEESSRYIRWKKSTKALLSSVRKQTCEPYSIPVVPDNLRLSNESAYIPKVVSVGPQYKERRELLQAEEIKWRCVTTLLSRTFGLDAIENCMKAVLDIDETVRASYVDKIKLDRYDLATNIVFDGCFLLELIICESKYDSELPIPFNGTSPGIEVKKMDYVMSDLMLLDNQIPIYILEILFTNLLGSSPQMREFIQNLVLPVFGYSGKLMVKSTVHFLDIAYSYLEMEWIDQKKKKEEEENVIPDDKLIKLYQDIDQDPNLKLNLNRCATRLKAVGITIECLDVPDKKNFIAFTEFNREKRILRIPKLVINNQTEATWRSFIAWEHHKKKLKSGSVSDTDRLSVCTSSAMLFSDLICCTGDVKLLKDKGVIVVDDTLKLSNRDLVAYFHLIAKGVDRRIIDLNHFAMFDAMNTIPTKNYVTKVFIFLLHLFCKFFDWCYNVHEFFKTGYNYAFSIVGILTVVQTCYSVVAYHFPKK, from the exons ATGCATGCATCTACAGAAATTACAAAG GCCAAGGCTATGGATCCATCTAAAGAAACTACAAAG CCCAAGGCTCCGGATCCGGAAGAAGAAAGTAGCAGGTACATAAGATGGAAGAAAAGTACTAAAGCATTGCTGAGTTCTGTGCGCAAACAAACATGTGAACCGTATAGCATTCCCGTTGTTCCAGACAACCTTCGGCTATCGAATGAGAGTGCCTACATTCCAAAAGTTGTTTCCGTTGGCCCCCAATATAAAGAAAGGAGGGAGCTTTTACAAGCGGAAGAGATCAAATGGCGCTGCGTCACCACTCTTCTTAGTCGAACATTTGGGCTGGATGCAATAGAAAACTGTATGAAAGCTGTTTTGGATATCGATGAAACTGTTCGTGCAAGCTACGTAGATAAAATCAAACTTGATAGGTACGATCTCGCAACGAATATCGTATTTGACGGGTGTTTTCTGTTAGAACTAATCATTTGTGAATCTAAGTATGATTCTGAGTTACCAATACCATTTAATGGCACTAGTCCCGGAATAGAAGTAAAAAAGATGGACTATGTCATGAGCGATCTGATGCTATTGGATAATCAGATACCGATTTATATTCTTGAAATATTGTTCACAAATCTTCTTGGTTCCTCTCCCCAAATGCGAGAGTTCATACAAAATCTGGTTCTTCCTGTCTTCGGCTATTCGGGGAAATTGATGGTTAAATCCACCGTCCACTTCCTTGATATTGCTTACTCCTACCTGGAAATGGAATGgattgatcaaaagaaaaagaaagaggaagaggaaaatgTTATACCTGATGACAAACTCATTAAGCTATATCAAGATATAGATCAAGATCCAAATCTAAAACTAAATCTAAATCGCTGTGCTACGAGACTCAAAGCTGTCGGTATAACAATCGAATGTCTTGACGTACCCGATAAAAAGAACTTTATAGCTTTCACCGAGTTCAACAGAGAAAAAAGGATACTAAGAATTCCAAAGCTAGTAATCAACAACCAAACAGAAGCAACGTGGCGGAGTTTCATCGCATGGGAGCATCATAAGAAAAAATTGAAGAGTGGTTCTGTATCAGATACTGACAGGCTTAGTGTATGCACTTCGTCTGCCATGCTTTTCAGCGATTTGATATGCTGTACAGGTGATGTTAAACTACTCAAAGACAAGGGAGTCATAGTAGTAGACGACACATTGAAGCTGAGCAATAGAGATCTGGTGGCTTATTTCCATTTAATCGCAAAGGGCGTTGATCGTCGTATTATTGACTTAAATCATTTCGCTATGTTTGATGCCATGAACACAATTCCTACGAAAAATTACGTCACTAAAGTGTTCATATTTCTGCTCCATCTCTTTTGCAAATTTTTCGACTGGTGTTACAATGTTCACGAATTTTTCAAGACCGGTTACAACTATGCTTTTTCCATTGTAGGTATTCTCACTGTTGTCCAGACTTGTTACTCAGTTGTTGCCTatcattttcccaaaaaatag